Genomic DNA from Peribacillus simplex NBRC 15720 = DSM 1321:
AATAGAACCATACATTTTCTGCCATATAAATAAGTGCAAAGTCGAAAAATGGTAAATTATGATTATGCAAAAAAACCTAAATATGGCATTACGAAAGTCTATGTACCTGTTTTTCCAAATCTTTAAACCCATTTTTTAATTATTTTTTTATATTTTACTTTTTTATGGTAAAAAAAGTTCCTTATACCCAATATTCCTTAACCATTATGCAATAATATGGTTTTCACCATAATAATAGTGACTTTAGACTTTCTTTTCTAGGAAATTAATCAAACGTTTGATTAAAGTCTGAAATTAAATCGTTTCCATACTGATCGTAAAAAAGGTCCTCCGTTCATTCGGATGTCTTTTTTTTGAACAAAATATATTGTGGCCTGACTCCGCTTTTTTCGGCCTCCTACTTACTTCAAATACAGCAGAATACGACATATAGCGAGAATCAATTTATTCAACAGAAACAGGCATCTCTTCCCAAAGGTTTTTGGAAAAGTGATAGCCTTTATACCTAATACATGATTTCAATTACGTTGCCTAGTCAATGAAAGTCCTTATCAAATGATCAAGTCCTCATATAACCCGTTCCAAGAAATGTTTCACAAACCGATCACTTTCCACATTCGTACAGACGCGGATTCTAGGTTCGCCACCCTTTTGACCGATTGTCCTGCCTGTTTCTTCACCTTCGGTCACCACCTTGACGTTCATCCATTCTGTACTCACAAAACTGGAATCAATCGCAACCCCTACAGCCAGCGGATCGTGTAGGGCACAACCGCCTAAACCAGGATGAGAGTTTTCATATGCTTTCATATAATAATCGGTCATTTCCGCTAAAAATTTGGCGCTTTCCTTACCAGTGGCACGCCAATCATCAAGCTTCGATTTCAGTAGGTATGTTTGCAGTGTCACATCAAGCCCCACTAAGGTGATTGGCAGCCCTGAAGCAAATACCTGATCAGCTGCCTCAGGATCTGATATTATGTTCGCTTCAGCATAGGGCGTTACATTTCCTGGTACGTTTACGGCACCGCCCATAATAACGACCTCTTTTACCAAGGACATGATCGTTGGGGCTTTTTTAATCGCCAATGCGATGTTAGTCAGTGGACCAACTGCAATAATCGTAATTTCATGCGGTCGGCTCTTCACTTGATCGATAATGAAATCTACTGCATTTCCTTGTGAAGCTTTGATACTCGGTTCAAACTGAAGGGTATTTCCTAACCCGTCTTCCCCATGAACATGCTTGGGATATTTCTTCTTCCTTCCGCGCACCAAAGTTTGGTCAGCACCTTCAAAAACCGGAATGCGCCTATTTAATTTCTCCAAAACGGCAAGTGTATTGCGGGTCGATTCAACAACGGGCACGTTACCAAAGCAAGTGGTGAATCCGAGCACTTCCAATTCTTGAGAATTTAAAGCATACGCCATCGCCATGGCATCATCAATCCCAGTATCAACATCAAATATGATTGGCTTCAATATTTCCACACCTTCCAAAATCACTTTTCGAGAGCTCTTTCAATGCCTCTCTTTTCTCTTTCTTATGTATCAAGAAACACTGTTTTCCAACTGAATTTTAACATTCAACGATAGGCAGTTCCACAGAAAGTTAGGAATACTCATAATTTGCAAACAAATGACAATGCCCGCGGGTTCTTGCATCTGCCAGTAAAAATAGTTGACCGCTCATAAATATCAATGATATAAAAAGTGGAAAGAAGAAGTTGTATCTTAGTAGTGACCTATTTCCTTTTCAACTTGTTCAATGCTATTACGTCTACTCCATAGGTAGTTATGAATACATGCGGTACGAATTTATCATATCCAAGGTGGAAAAAGGATGAAAATGTTTAAGTTGATTGAAGATGATCCTTCTGCGTATAAGAAGGGAACAAAGTTCTTTTTAATATCACATTCAGAATTCATTGGTGTGAAAAGTTATGTATTATTGGCTGAAGATTTGAAAGGAAAGATCGAAGTAACGGAAGAGGAATTGAGGAGTAAGTTCGTTTCCATACATTGAATTTCAGTATTTATAAACCCCAGCGGCCCATTAAAAATAAAAAAAAGAGGGAATTTCATTTCTGAAATCCCCTCGTTTTTCTTATTTTAAGTCTTCAATCGAATCAATATCGACGTAATCCGGTACGACCAGACCAAGCTTTGTTCCTTTTAAGTTTGGTCCAAGGTCAACCATGTCAGCTTTATACTTATTATAGTATTCAAGATGTGTTCCCGGGAGCCATGCAGCCACCATTGCGTCCGCACTTCCGTTTGCAACGCCGGCAAACATTGGTCCGACTTCAACTTGACTTAATGTTACGTCATAACCATTTTGCTCCAGAACCTTGCCAATCACATTTGTGCTGGCAATTTCAGTGTCCCATGCAACATAAACCAGTTTGATTTTTTCACCATTTCCTGATTCAGCACCTTTGGTCCATTCGGATACTTTGTCTTGATTTTCCTTTATCCATTTTTCTGCTGCTTCTGAAGGAGACATACCTTCAGTAACTTTGACCATTACATCTTCCATATCTTTAGTATCCCAGAAGAATTGATCAAGAATTTTATAAGCGCCGGGGGCATCTTGCTCGAGGCCTTTTCTGGCAATCGAATTAATATTTTCAGCCTTGCCGAAGGATTCATTCGGGTCTTCGAGATATTTCAAGTCATATTTCGAGAACATCCAATGCGGTGACCATCCTGTAACGACGATTGGTTCTTTTTTATCAATTGCTTTTTTCAATTCTGCAACCATCGCTGCCGATGACCCTTCAACCACGTTCCAATCATCCAGCTTATAATCATCTATAGCCGTTTTAGTCAACTTCATTATTCCTGCTCCAGGTTCAATTCCGATGATTTCATAATTGGCTTTGGCAGCAAGACTGTTTTCATCCCCGTTCACAGCTTTTTCTTTTGTAAAAATACCGAATAATGCTGTACCTACAACGAGTAAAGCCAATATTATAAAAATGATTTTCCTGCTAACGAGATTTTCGTAAGCTGGTTTACGAAGATTTTGCGTGATACGATCGAGAATGATTGCAATGATTACGATGGATAATCCTGCTTCAAATCCTTGTCCCACATTAATTTGGCTGACAGCCCTGTAGACATCCGCCCCAAGTCCGGGTGCTCCCACCAATGAGGCTGTAACAACCATGGATAGTGCGAGCATGATACTTTGGTTGACTCCTGCC
This window encodes:
- a CDS encoding nucleoside hydrolase, which produces MKPIIFDVDTGIDDAMAMAYALNSQELEVLGFTTCFGNVPVVESTRNTLAVLEKLNRRIPVFEGADQTLVRGRKKKYPKHVHGEDGLGNTLQFEPSIKASQGNAVDFIIDQVKSRPHEITIIAVGPLTNIALAIKKAPTIMSLVKEVVIMGGAVNVPGNVTPYAEANIISDPEAADQVFASGLPITLVGLDVTLQTYLLKSKLDDWRATGKESAKFLAEMTDYYMKAYENSHPGLGGCALHDPLAVGVAIDSSFVSTEWMNVKVVTEGEETGRTIGQKGGEPRIRVCTNVESDRFVKHFLERVI
- a CDS encoding glycine betaine ABC transporter substrate-binding protein, whose translation is MNMPKIPLGAWVDSLVDWITIVFAGLFTFITNVIEGLLNILVDVMSAGPSIVLIIVLTLLVAYTSRWPLGIFTFISLLLIDNLGYWESSIQTLAIVILSGALTIVIGIPIGIWCAQNNTVRKIVTPILDFMQTMPAFVYLIPSILFFGIGVVPGIIASFIFAIAPTIRMTNLGIQEVPNDLIEASDAFGSTSSQKLFKVQIPLATPTIMAGVNQSIMLALSMVVTASLVGAPGLGADVYRAVSQINVGQGFEAGLSIVIIAIILDRITQNLRKPAYENLVSRKIIFIILALLVVGTALFGIFTKEKAVNGDENSLAAKANYEIIGIEPGAGIMKLTKTAIDDYKLDDWNVVEGSSAAMVAELKKAIDKKEPIVVTGWSPHWMFSKYDLKYLEDPNESFGKAENINSIARKGLEQDAPGAYKILDQFFWDTKDMEDVMVKVTEGMSPSEAAEKWIKENQDKVSEWTKGAESGNGEKIKLVYVAWDTEIASTNVIGKVLEQNGYDVTLSQVEVGPMFAGVANGSADAMVAAWLPGTHLEYYNKYKADMVDLGPNLKGTKLGLVVPDYVDIDSIEDLK